One part of the Halobacteria archaeon AArc-dxtr1 genome encodes these proteins:
- a CDS encoding NUDIX hydrolase: protein MSSDPLAWKTLNRETAYTCPGFDVITDAVELPDGTETEYDYLSEAPSVCILPFTSEGDVVCIEEWRQAVSRVNHGLPVGGVEPEDDDLAAAARRELREETGYEPEGVGALVTVEPANGIADSVLHLFVARGCRPTGEQQLDHNESIRVTTKPLEALAEDVKAGRIRDARAVLAVSYYGLFGDGLGAAKKD from the coding sequence ATGTCATCGGATCCGCTCGCCTGGAAGACGCTCAATCGAGAGACGGCGTACACCTGCCCGGGGTTCGACGTCATCACGGACGCCGTCGAGCTTCCGGATGGGACAGAGACCGAGTACGACTATCTGAGCGAGGCGCCGAGTGTCTGTATCCTTCCGTTTACGTCGGAAGGCGACGTGGTCTGTATCGAGGAGTGGCGCCAGGCGGTCTCCCGAGTCAACCACGGGCTCCCGGTTGGCGGCGTCGAACCCGAGGACGACGACCTCGCCGCCGCCGCCCGGCGTGAACTTCGTGAGGAAACGGGCTACGAACCGGAGGGAGTCGGGGCGCTCGTCACCGTCGAACCGGCAAACGGTATCGCCGACTCCGTCTTGCACCTGTTCGTCGCACGCGGTTGCCGGCCAACGGGCGAGCAGCAACTCGACCACAACGAGAGCATCCGAGTAACGACCAAACCGCTCGAAGCGCTAGCCGAGGACGTCAAAGCGGGGCGGATACGCGACGCACGGGCCGTGCTCGCCGTCTCGTACTACGGGCTGTTCGGCGACGGACTTGGGGCGGCAAAAAAGGACTGA
- a CDS encoding PadR family transcriptional regulator, with protein sequence MDELTGFQRDLLYVIAGKNRPSGQEILDDINEYIDQPVTHGRLYPNLDTLVELDLVEKGELDRRTNYYALTPRGQRSLEQRQAWVDQYVEA encoded by the coding sequence ATGGACGAACTTACCGGCTTTCAGCGCGACCTGCTGTACGTCATCGCAGGCAAGAACCGACCGTCAGGCCAGGAGATTCTCGACGACATCAACGAGTACATCGACCAGCCGGTTACCCACGGCCGGCTGTATCCAAACCTCGATACGCTCGTCGAACTCGATCTCGTCGAGAAAGGTGAACTCGATCGCCGGACGAACTACTACGCGCTTACGCCACGGGGGCAGCGCAGCCTCGAGCAGCGCCAGGCGTGGGTCGATCAGTACGTCGAGGCCTGA
- the wecB gene encoding UDP-N-acetylglucosamine 2-epimerase (non-hydrolyzing), producing MKVLTVIGARPQFVKAFAVSRELRRDHEEIFVHTGQHYDDEMSDVFFEDLGIPEPEYNLGVGSGDHGAQTAEMIVGIEELVIEEEPDIVLCYGDTNSTLAAGIVTSKMDVPLAHVEAGLRSYNRDMPEEINRVLTDHAAELLLVPSEASAENLREEGITEGVVDTGDVMYDATLLVRERAASQSTILQDLELTHEEYVLTTVHRARNTDDPDRLAAILETLADIQDEVVFPVHPRTKNAMREHGLYEDAAAELTLIDPVGYLDFIRLIDGSRMVATDSGGAQKEAFFLDTPCVTMREETEWTELVDSGWNVLVGADPDQLEAHLTGAFDLPEAKPQPYGDGEAAAAVVDAVETFVREQESGS from the coding sequence ATGAAGGTACTCACCGTCATCGGCGCCCGCCCACAGTTCGTCAAAGCGTTCGCGGTTTCGCGAGAGCTGCGACGCGACCACGAGGAAATTTTCGTCCACACCGGACAGCACTACGACGACGAGATGTCCGATGTCTTCTTCGAGGACTTGGGCATCCCCGAACCCGAGTACAATCTCGGCGTTGGCTCGGGCGATCACGGCGCCCAGACCGCCGAGATGATCGTCGGTATCGAGGAACTAGTCATCGAAGAGGAGCCGGACATCGTGCTCTGTTACGGCGACACCAACTCGACGCTCGCTGCGGGAATCGTCACCTCGAAGATGGACGTCCCGCTGGCCCACGTCGAGGCGGGACTCCGAAGCTACAACCGCGATATGCCCGAGGAGATAAACCGCGTTCTCACCGACCACGCCGCCGAACTCCTCCTCGTACCGAGCGAGGCGTCGGCGGAGAACCTCCGCGAGGAGGGGATCACCGAGGGCGTCGTCGACACGGGCGACGTGATGTACGACGCCACCTTGCTGGTCAGAGAGCGCGCCGCCTCCCAGTCGACGATCCTACAGGACCTCGAACTCACGCACGAGGAGTACGTGTTGACGACGGTCCATCGCGCGCGCAACACGGACGACCCAGACCGCCTCGCCGCAATTCTCGAGACGCTCGCCGACATTCAGGACGAGGTCGTCTTCCCGGTCCACCCCCGAACGAAAAACGCGATGCGCGAGCACGGGCTGTACGAGGACGCCGCCGCGGAGCTGACACTGATCGATCCGGTCGGCTATCTCGATTTCATCCGACTCATCGACGGCTCGCGAATGGTCGCCACCGACTCCGGGGGTGCCCAGAAGGAGGCCTTCTTCCTCGATACGCCCTGCGTGACGATGCGCGAGGAAACCGAGTGGACCGAACTCGTCGACAGCGGCTGGAACGTCCTCGTCGGCGCCGACCCGGACCAACTCGAGGCCCACCTCACCGGTGCGTTCGATCTTCCAGAAGCAAAGCCCCAGCCTTACGGCGACGGCGAGGCGGCCGCGGCGGTTGTGGATGCAGTCGAGACGTTCGTTCGGGAGCAGGAATCGGGTTCGTAG
- a CDS encoding methionyl-tRNA formyltransferase encodes MSSATSPDDAVASLSDARVVFASCTDAGFDLFRYVHEEIVPVDELITLRPEQGEQYGVCSYYDHREYAAENDVSVYCPETYGMTDADADHFRDVDADLLLVHGWQRLIPGDVLGTFTHGALGLHGSAFGLPKGRGRSPMNWSLIEGLDRFLLSVMHLDEGADSGDVVATQKFDINRHDTIQSLYHKLVMIGQQLFDDCVADVLSGTAEFETQSAQPTYYPKRNPDDGAINWADPTETIYNLIRAVGHPYPGAFTNHDGTRVTIWEAQPFSADLLLDAQPGTVVQVFEPSDQFVVKTSDGTLLVTDWEAEEWTPSRGIRFASLPNESIDSPNRVDSPEHEHSLSG; translated from the coding sequence ATGTCCTCCGCCACATCTCCCGACGACGCTGTGGCGTCGCTTTCCGACGCTCGCGTCGTCTTCGCGAGCTGTACCGACGCCGGCTTCGACCTCTTCCGGTACGTCCACGAGGAAATCGTCCCGGTGGACGAACTCATCACGCTCCGACCGGAACAGGGCGAGCAATACGGCGTCTGTAGCTACTACGATCACCGCGAGTACGCTGCCGAGAACGACGTCTCGGTTTACTGTCCCGAGACCTACGGCATGACCGACGCGGACGCCGACCACTTTCGCGACGTAGACGCCGACCTACTGCTCGTCCACGGCTGGCAGCGTCTCATTCCCGGCGACGTATTAGGGACGTTCACCCACGGAGCGCTCGGACTCCATGGCTCTGCCTTCGGACTGCCCAAGGGACGCGGTCGCTCGCCGATGAACTGGTCGCTCATCGAGGGACTTGATCGATTCCTCCTCTCGGTGATGCACCTGGATGAGGGGGCCGACTCCGGCGATGTCGTCGCCACGCAGAAGTTCGATATCAATCGCCACGACACGATCCAGTCGCTGTACCACAAGCTCGTGATGATCGGACAGCAGCTGTTCGACGACTGCGTCGCTGACGTGCTCTCGGGGACCGCCGAGTTCGAGACACAGTCCGCCCAGCCGACCTACTACCCGAAACGGAATCCCGACGACGGCGCGATCAACTGGGCGGATCCGACCGAGACGATCTATAATCTCATCCGGGCCGTCGGCCACCCATACCCCGGCGCGTTCACCAACCACGACGGCACCCGGGTCACGATCTGGGAGGCCCAGCCCTTCTCGGCCGACCTGTTGTTAGACGCCCAGCCGGGAACCGTCGTGCAGGTCTTCGAACCCAGCGACCAGTTCGTCGTCAAGACGAGCGACGGCACGCTGCTCGTCACCGACTGGGAGGCCGAGGAGTGGACCCCTTCCCGGGGGATCCGCTTTGCCTCGCTCCCGAACGAATCGATCGATAGTCCGAACAGAGTCGACAGTCCCGAGCACGAACACTCGCTGTCAGGATAG
- a CDS encoding sodium:calcium antiporter encodes MLGLAWLGLLIVVATALIWRGSLYLEGAADRLALYYGLPAIVQGAVIAAVGSSFPELASVVIATLRYGEFELGVAAIVGSAVFNVLVIPAAAALAKRETLESSRALVYREAQFYIIAVATLLLTFSLATIYFPTGGTDLGGEITRALALFPLGLYGLYLFIQYEETSDHTPTSASPSGSVATQWGLLAVGLVLILVGVELIVHAAIELGDVFETPSFLWGLTVIAAATSLPDAIISVRAARSGDSTVSLANVFGSNIFDLLVAIPVGVLIAGSTVVDFGVAAPLMGFLIVATIALFTAARTDFELTDLEAWSLLGLYALFVGWMLLESTGVTGVVL; translated from the coding sequence ATGCTCGGGTTGGCGTGGTTGGGACTCCTGATCGTTGTCGCGACCGCGCTCATCTGGCGGGGGAGTCTCTACCTCGAAGGCGCTGCAGATCGACTGGCGCTGTACTACGGGCTGCCGGCGATCGTCCAGGGAGCCGTGATCGCCGCGGTCGGATCGAGCTTCCCGGAGCTGGCGAGCGTCGTGATCGCGACGCTTCGCTACGGTGAGTTCGAACTCGGCGTCGCGGCGATCGTCGGCTCGGCCGTCTTCAACGTCCTCGTGATCCCCGCAGCCGCGGCGCTGGCCAAGCGAGAGACCCTCGAGTCGAGTCGCGCGCTCGTCTACCGCGAGGCGCAGTTTTACATCATCGCCGTCGCAACCCTGTTGCTCACGTTCTCGCTGGCGACGATCTACTTCCCGACCGGTGGGACGGATCTCGGTGGGGAGATCACTCGCGCGCTCGCGCTGTTCCCGCTCGGGTTGTACGGGCTCTATCTGTTCATCCAGTATGAGGAGACGAGTGACCACACGCCGACGAGCGCGAGCCCCAGTGGCTCAGTCGCGACGCAATGGGGCCTTCTCGCAGTCGGACTCGTCTTGATCCTCGTGGGGGTGGAGCTGATCGTCCACGCGGCGATCGAACTCGGCGACGTCTTCGAGACGCCGTCGTTCCTGTGGGGGCTGACGGTCATCGCAGCCGCAACCAGCCTTCCAGATGCGATCATCAGCGTCCGGGCGGCCCGCAGCGGCGACTCGACGGTCAGCCTGGCGAACGTCTTCGGGAGCAACATCTTCGATCTGCTCGTGGCGATCCCGGTCGGCGTCCTCATTGCGGGCTCGACCGTCGTCGACTTCGGCGTCGCAGCTCCGCTGATGGGGTTTCTGATCGTCGCGACGATCGCGCTGTTTACCGCCGCCCGGACTGACTTCGAGCTGACCGACCTCGAGGCATGGAGCTTGCTCGGGTTGTACGCGCTGTTCGTCGGGTGGATGCTCTTAGAGAGTACCGGCGTGACAGGGGTTGTCCTCTAG
- the tgtA gene encoding tRNA guanosine(15) transglycosylase TgtA, which translates to MRECFELRDTDAGGRIGELTVPRAGVTVETPALLPVINPNLDTLSPRRLAEEFGAEILITNSYIVHKTDGLRERALDEGLHEVLDFPGAIMTDSGSFQLSEYGEISVTTEEILEFQHEIGSDIGTPVDIPTPPDAAHERASEELETTTERLEVAETVDTGDMLVTAPVQGSTHPDLREAAGRHAEGTDLDVFPIGAVVPLLNEYRYAEMVDVVAAAKRGLGPDAPIHLFGAGHPMMFALAVAMGCDLFDSAAYALYARDDRYLTVRGTRHLEDLDYLPCSCAVCTANSPDELRALPDDERESELAAHNLHVTFAEIRRIKQAIRSGSLLELVEQRARSHPKMLDGYRTLLDHAAQLERSDPVSKGSFFYTSHESARRPEVLRHHERLDRLSIPDSLFLAEGDEPAFAEEQYDDVWRVQPPFGPFPRALSKSYPLTAEVPERTDRAAIEAAARGVSRLVGENPDSAFALGHRGWPTDVLASLPEGIETVDLADGSD; encoded by the coding sequence ATGCGCGAGTGCTTCGAACTCCGGGATACTGATGCCGGCGGTCGGATCGGCGAGCTGACCGTGCCACGGGCGGGCGTCACCGTCGAGACGCCGGCGCTGTTGCCGGTCATCAACCCGAATCTGGACACGCTCTCCCCACGACGACTGGCCGAGGAATTCGGCGCGGAGATCCTCATCACGAACTCCTACATCGTCCACAAGACCGACGGACTCCGGGAACGGGCGCTCGATGAGGGACTCCACGAGGTCCTCGACTTTCCGGGCGCGATCATGACCGACTCGGGCTCGTTTCAGCTCTCGGAGTACGGCGAAATCTCGGTGACGACCGAGGAAATCCTCGAATTTCAACACGAGATCGGGTCGGACATCGGCACGCCAGTCGACATCCCGACACCCCCCGACGCCGCCCACGAGCGCGCCAGCGAGGAACTCGAGACGACCACCGAGCGCCTCGAGGTAGCCGAGACCGTCGACACCGGCGACATGCTCGTCACCGCGCCCGTCCAGGGCTCGACGCACCCCGACCTCCGGGAGGCCGCGGGCCGCCACGCCGAAGGAACCGATCTCGATGTCTTTCCGATCGGCGCAGTCGTCCCCTTGCTAAACGAGTACCGGTACGCCGAGATGGTCGACGTCGTCGCCGCCGCCAAGCGCGGGCTCGGCCCCGACGCGCCGATCCATCTGTTCGGCGCCGGTCACCCGATGATGTTCGCGCTCGCGGTTGCAATGGGCTGTGACCTGTTCGATTCGGCCGCCTACGCCCTCTACGCCCGCGACGACCGCTACCTGACGGTACGGGGTACGCGCCACCTCGAAGATCTCGACTACCTCCCCTGCTCGTGTGCGGTCTGTACCGCCAACAGTCCCGACGAACTCCGCGCACTGCCTGACGACGAGCGCGAGTCCGAGCTCGCGGCCCACAACCTCCACGTCACCTTCGCCGAGATCCGCCGCATCAAGCAGGCGATCCGCAGCGGCAGCTTACTCGAGCTGGTCGAGCAGCGCGCGCGCTCGCATCCAAAGATGCTCGACGGCTACCGAACCCTGCTCGACCACGCCGCCCAGTTAGAGCGGTCGGATCCGGTCTCGAAGGGCTCGTTCTTCTACACCTCCCACGAGAGCGCCCGCCGGCCCGAGGTGTTGCGCCACCACGAACGGCTCGACCGGCTCTCGATCCCCGACTCGCTCTTTCTGGCCGAGGGCGACGAACCCGCCTTCGCGGAGGAACAGTACGACGACGTCTGGCGGGTCCAGCCACCCTTTGGTCCGTTCCCGCGGGCGCTCTCGAAGAGCTATCCGCTCACCGCCGAGGTACCTGAACGGACGGATCGGGCGGCGATCGAGGCGGCCGCCCGCGGCGTCTCGCGCCTCGTCGGAGAGAATCCCGACAGCGCGTTCGCACTCGGCCACCGCGGGTGGCCCACAGACGTCCTCGCATCGCTCCCGGAAGGCATCGAGACGGTCGATCTGGCGGATGGGTCAGATTGA
- the arcS gene encoding archaeosine synthase subunit alpha has translation MTDYFEVHERDGAARVGELRLDEPVTTPTLVDDVLDDAGSLWARERALPEGDESRLTVLPHRGFPGGTAEEVRESFAVEYPDVDYPSVAVISSESADDEGTDAYAVSDVQSIVGHGAALVEAVVAVREAIPADTALLFSGVATPRNVAVLAYAGVDLFDATAAVVRGTEGRYLTTDEAYFLEDLEELPCACPACQKPREEFTREDCAEHNENALRAELGIVRRRIHDGRLRDYVEGQARQDQWLTAAMRELDTQWSYVEERTPILRDSEISAATEDTLRRVEIQRFADRVTTRYRNRFSNPLVLVPCSATKPYSESQSHRQFHDAIHWRGHTVSMTSPIGVVPQELETTYPAQHYDTVVTGRWSEDEKQFVSEVLRRYLERNADTYPSVVAHVPDEGYRDIVSRVEESWEGEEELDVTYTVPEGGHPTDDESLANLSEALSGELKYSKREREHNTVRAIADYLLGDGAGDDLFDDIQTTSRYPKIQVRDREDTQLATMVPQYGTLSFTLAGATRWVESDAPTKRVEIDGFVPHGSVLAPGVVDADEDIRVGDEVVVEGPKAFGVGRAEMFGQEMAESTRGIACEIRHVEER, from the coding sequence ATGACCGACTACTTCGAAGTGCACGAGCGCGACGGGGCCGCTCGCGTGGGCGAACTCCGCCTCGACGAGCCCGTCACGACCCCGACACTCGTCGACGACGTGCTCGACGACGCCGGCTCGCTGTGGGCCCGCGAGCGCGCGCTCCCGGAGGGAGACGAGTCCCGCCTGACGGTCCTCCCCCACCGGGGGTTTCCCGGCGGGACCGCCGAGGAGGTTCGCGAGTCGTTCGCCGTGGAGTATCCCGACGTCGACTACCCCAGCGTCGCGGTTATCTCGAGTGAGAGCGCCGACGATGAGGGTACGGACGCCTACGCCGTCTCCGACGTCCAGTCGATCGTCGGCCACGGCGCGGCGCTCGTCGAGGCCGTCGTGGCCGTCCGCGAGGCGATTCCGGCCGACACCGCCCTCCTTTTCTCCGGTGTCGCGACGCCGCGAAACGTCGCCGTGCTCGCCTACGCCGGCGTGGATCTGTTCGACGCCACCGCGGCGGTCGTGCGCGGAACCGAAGGCCGGTACCTGACCACCGACGAGGCCTACTTCCTCGAGGATCTCGAGGAGTTGCCCTGTGCCTGTCCGGCCTGCCAGAAGCCACGCGAGGAGTTCACGCGCGAGGACTGCGCCGAGCACAACGAGAACGCGCTGCGAGCCGAGCTCGGGATCGTCCGCCGGCGCATCCATGACGGCCGCCTGCGCGATTACGTCGAGGGACAGGCCCGCCAGGACCAGTGGCTCACCGCCGCGATGCGCGAGTTAGACACCCAGTGGAGCTACGTAGAGGAGCGGACGCCGATCCTCCGCGATTCGGAGATCAGCGCCGCCACCGAGGACACCCTCCGTCGAGTCGAGATCCAGCGCTTCGCCGACCGCGTGACGACGCGCTACCGGAACCGCTTCAGCAATCCGCTCGTGCTCGTCCCCTGCTCGGCGACAAAACCCTACAGCGAGTCCCAGAGCCACCGCCAGTTCCACGACGCGATCCACTGGCGCGGACACACCGTCTCGATGACCAGTCCGATCGGCGTCGTCCCCCAGGAACTGGAGACGACCTACCCAGCCCAGCACTACGACACCGTCGTCACGGGCCGGTGGTCCGAAGACGAGAAACAGTTCGTAAGCGAGGTGCTGCGCCGGTACCTCGAGCGCAACGCCGACACCTACCCCTCTGTCGTCGCCCACGTCCCCGACGAGGGCTACCGCGACATCGTCTCCCGCGTCGAGGAGTCCTGGGAGGGCGAGGAGGAGCTCGACGTCACCTACACCGTCCCCGAGGGCGGTCACCCGACCGACGACGAGTCCCTCGCGAATCTCTCCGAGGCGCTCTCGGGCGAACTGAAGTACTCCAAACGCGAGCGCGAGCACAACACGGTCCGCGCCATCGCGGACTACCTGCTCGGCGACGGCGCCGGCGACGACCTCTTCGACGATATCCAGACGACGAGCCGGTACCCGAAGATCCAGGTTCGCGACCGTGAGGACACCCAACTGGCGACGATGGTGCCCCAGTACGGCACCCTGTCGTTCACGCTTGCTGGCGCAACGCGGTGGGTCGAGAGCGACGCACCCACGAAACGTGTCGAAATCGACGGCTTCGTCCCCCACGGCAGCGTGCTCGCGCCGGGGGTCGTCGACGCTGACGAAGACATCCGGGTAGGCGATGAGGTCGTCGTGGAGGGCCCGAAGGCGTTCGGCGTTGGCCGCGCCGAGATGTTCGGCCAGGAGATGGCCGAAAGCACGCGCGGGATCGCCTGCGAGATCCGCCACGTCGAGGAGCGCTAG
- a CDS encoding RNA-binding protein, whose protein sequence is MIGATSLALGAIVIVVFGSWLVRRGRTRSGSSERHESLERHRDAKQRDPPVEIGDEHVAGIEDFSTHHSGERHAVCKVEGFVVFVEGVPADLGIGDVVEFRVLSYNRGHTSASGTYLGRT, encoded by the coding sequence ATGATTGGGGCAACGTCGCTCGCGCTGGGGGCGATCGTCATCGTCGTTTTTGGGTCGTGGCTCGTTCGCCGCGGGCGAACCCGCAGCGGGAGCAGCGAGCGACACGAATCCTTGGAACGACACCGAGACGCAAAGCAGCGCGATCCGCCCGTCGAGATCGGCGACGAGCACGTCGCGGGGATCGAAGACTTCTCGACCCACCACAGCGGCGAGCGCCACGCCGTCTGCAAAGTCGAGGGGTTCGTCGTCTTCGTCGAAGGCGTCCCGGCCGATCTGGGGATCGGGGACGTAGTCGAGTTCCGGGTACTCTCGTACAACCGTGGACACACCTCGGCGAGCGGGACGTATCTCGGCCGGACGTGA
- a CDS encoding type I restriction enzyme HsdR N-terminal domain-containing protein, whose amino-acid sequence MNSEAVRDYVEQSRTLLEASPQMDEENTKVKLIQPFVDLLGWNFYSTEVQLEYTVQMGTQTSKVDYALMVGDTPVVFIEAKSARSDLSETNVRQLQSYMRQELSVDWGVLTNGKTFEILSVSSGDNREGETSIAKFDLSEMADNPDILEILTKDAIQSGRADEIAKQLTQTNRAIRQLNEEERAITERLTDVLQNELGQTPLDLEEQSLDFVDDLRGTLKERRRFIGESTKETEVDTKGEKDGSGGDNDDDVVDPVEDNIVATIPRSAIDGQNDEEVAVFPTRESGIPFLLENNAWGFVRIGRNFDYVAMYVTGDVQEVQYFAAVRDVVSPQEAVLAREVSEYADGAKIDNGKKVVRFEEDSLYRLEDPIPYETKYPQNHRYTTLGDLRTAETTDDIL is encoded by the coding sequence ATGAACAGTGAGGCCGTTAGAGACTACGTTGAGCAGTCCCGGACCCTGTTGGAGGCCTCACCCCAGATGGACGAGGAGAATACGAAGGTCAAACTCATTCAGCCATTCGTCGATCTACTGGGGTGGAACTTCTACTCGACTGAAGTCCAACTCGAGTACACCGTACAAATGGGGACTCAGACCTCAAAGGTCGATTACGCGTTGATGGTCGGCGACACACCGGTCGTCTTCATCGAGGCAAAGTCAGCGCGGTCCGATCTCAGTGAGACCAACGTCCGTCAACTACAGAGCTATATGCGGCAGGAATTGTCTGTGGATTGGGGGGTTTTAACGAACGGGAAGACATTTGAGATCCTCAGTGTGAGTAGTGGCGACAACCGCGAGGGTGAAACCTCAATTGCGAAGTTCGATCTCAGTGAGATGGCAGATAACCCAGACATTTTGGAAATACTCACCAAAGACGCCATCCAGTCTGGGCGGGCCGACGAAATAGCAAAACAGCTCACCCAAACTAACCGGGCTATCCGTCAACTGAATGAGGAGGAAAGGGCTATCACAGAACGACTCACCGACGTTCTTCAGAACGAATTGGGGCAAACTCCACTGGATCTCGAAGAACAGAGTCTGGACTTTGTAGACGATCTTCGTGGGACGCTTAAAGAGCGCCGTCGGTTCATTGGTGAGTCGACGAAGGAAACAGAGGTTGACACAAAAGGAGAAAAAGACGGCAGTGGCGGTGACAACGACGATGATGTGGTAGACCCGGTCGAAGATAATATCGTTGCAACGATCCCCAGAAGTGCCATAGACGGGCAGAATGACGAAGAAGTAGCCGTTTTCCCGACTCGTGAGTCAGGCATTCCGTTTCTGTTGGAAAATAACGCATGGGGGTTCGTTCGTATTGGGCGTAACTTCGACTATGTAGCTATGTACGTAACTGGCGACGTTCAGGAAGTACAGTATTTCGCTGCAGTTCGTGATGTTGTTTCCCCTCAAGAGGCGGTCCTCGCTCGTGAAGTGTCCGAGTATGCCGATGGTGCTAAGATAGACAACGGGAAGAAGGTCGTCCGGTTCGAAGAAGACAGCCTCTATCGACTAGAAGATCCGATTCCATACGAGACGAAATACCCGCAGAACCACCGCTATACAACGCTCGGTGATCTTCGTACAGCAGAGACGACCGACGACATACTGTAG
- a CDS encoding DUF4397 domain-containing protein, which yields MTVSRRATMKAIGALGATTALTGTALAVGEHDDDERDPDETATDDEDVPEAIAAVRVAHLSPDAPAVDIYVDGDQVLEGVDYEEITPYLEIPPGSYQVTITAAGDPETVAFDDEVYFGEAFHTVAAVGELAEETFMPLVLTDAGSALIRLGHASPDAPAVDVVGNEGSMTLFENVSFGTATNYVALPAGSYTLDVLPAAGGEGDAGGEAPDHEEMNGEGDGDADTDDDYDEDEDNGVEDADDEAAPGDAVATVEVDLEMGTAYSAFAAGYLEGDEPDREFTVVLTEDGPGAVSTPDDADDEMDADEEPDDEMDEEDHDDEAEDDDYDDEAEDDDKAEDDDYDDEAEDDDKAEDDDYDDKAEDDDYDDKAEDDDYDDNGH from the coding sequence ATGACAGTATCACGGCGAGCAACGATGAAGGCGATCGGCGCACTCGGCGCGACGACGGCGCTGACCGGAACCGCACTCGCGGTCGGCGAACACGACGACGACGAGCGCGATCCCGACGAGACGGCGACCGACGACGAGGACGTTCCAGAAGCGATCGCAGCGGTTCGGGTGGCTCACCTCTCGCCCGACGCCCCGGCAGTCGACATCTACGTCGACGGCGACCAGGTGCTCGAAGGCGTCGATTACGAGGAGATCACGCCGTACTTAGAGATTCCCCCGGGAAGCTATCAGGTGACGATCACGGCGGCCGGCGATCCGGAGACGGTCGCGTTCGACGACGAGGTCTACTTCGGAGAGGCGTTCCACACCGTCGCAGCAGTCGGTGAGCTGGCCGAGGAGACGTTCATGCCGCTGGTCCTGACCGACGCGGGCTCGGCGCTGATCCGGCTGGGACACGCCTCGCCGGACGCACCGGCGGTCGACGTAGTCGGAAACGAGGGTAGCATGACGCTGTTCGAAAACGTCTCGTTCGGCACCGCGACGAACTACGTCGCACTTCCAGCAGGAAGCTACACGCTCGACGTGCTCCCGGCCGCGGGCGGGGAGGGCGACGCCGGCGGGGAGGCCCCCGACCACGAGGAGATGAACGGCGAGGGTGACGGAGACGCTGATACCGACGACGACTACGACGAGGACGAGGACAACGGCGTCGAGGATGCGGACGACGAAGCCGCCCCCGGCGACGCGGTGGCCACAGTCGAGGTCGACCTCGAGATGGGGACGGCCTACAGTGCGTTTGCGGCCGGCTACCTCGAGGGCGACGAACCGGACCGCGAGTTCACGGTTGTACTCACCGAAGACGGCCCGGGTGCGGTGTCGACCCCGGACGATGCAGACGACGAAATGGATGCAGACGAAGAGCCGGACGACGAGATGGATGAGGAAGACCACGACGACGAGGCCGAAGATGACGACTACGACGACGAGGCCGAAGACGACGACAAGGCCGAAGACGACGACTACGACGACGAGGCCGAAGACGACGACAAGGCCGAAGATGACGACTACGACGACAAGGCCGAAGATGACGACTACGACGACAAGGCCGAAGACGACGACTACGATGACAACGGCCACTGA